From Nicotiana tabacum cultivar K326 chromosome 20, ASM71507v2, whole genome shotgun sequence, one genomic window encodes:
- the LOC107819136 gene encoding fructose-1,6-bisphosphatase, cytosolic — protein MDHAADAHRTDLMTITRFVLNEQSKYPESRGDFTILLSHIVLGCKFVCTAVNKAGLAKLLGLAGETNVQGEDQKKLDVLSNEVFIKALVSSGRTCVLVSEEDEEATFVEPAKRGKYCVVFDPLDGSSNIDCGVSIGTIFGIYMMKDAHEPTLDDVLQPGKNMLAAGYCMYGSSCTLVLSTGKGVNGFTLDPSLGEFILTHPDIKIPKKGKIYSVNEGNAKNWDGPTSKYVENCKFPKDGSSPKSLRYIGSMVADVHRTLLYGGIFLYPADKKSPNGKLRVLYEVFPMSFLMEQAGGQAFTGKQRALDLVPKKIHDRAPIFLGSYDDVEEIKRLYAAEEKN, from the exons ATGGATCACGCAGCGGATGCTCATAGGACTGATTTGATGACCATAACAAGGTTCGTGTTGAATGAGCAGAGCAAATACCCTGAATCACGTGGTGACTTCACTATCTTGCTCAGTCACATTGTTCTTGGCTGCAAATTCGTCTGTACTGCTGTTAATAAG GCAGGTTTGGCCAAACTCTTAGGGCTTGCTGGTGAGACTAATGTGCAG GGTGAAGACCAAAAGAAACTGGACGTACTCTCAAATGAAGTTTTCATCAAGGCTCTTGTCAGCAGTGGCCGAACA TGCGTTCTTGtgtctgaagaagatgaagaagctaCTTTTGTGGAGCCAGCTAAGCGTGGAAA GTACTGTGTAGTTTTTGATCCTCTGGATGGATCTTCCAACATTGATTGTGGTGTTTCAATTGGAACG ATTTTTGGGATTTACATGATGAAAGATGCTCATGAACCAACACTAGATGATGTCTTGCAACCTGGAAAGAATATGTTAGCTGCTGGATACTGCATGTATGGAAGTTCTTGTACG CTTGTCTTGAGCACTGGAAAAGGTGTTAATGGTTTTACACTTGACCCCTCTCTTGGCGAATTCATCTTAACTCATCCAGATATCAAG ATTCCTAAGAAAGGGAAGATTTATTCAGTGAATGAAGGAAATGCCAAGAACTGGGATGGTCCAACATCCAA ATATGTGGAGAACTGCAAGTTCCCCAAGGATGGTTCATCACCCAAATCTTTAAGATATATTGGAAG CATGGTAGCTGATGTTCATCGAACATTACTCTATGGTGGAATCTTTTTGTACCCAGCTGATAAGAAAAGCCCCAACGGGAAGCTGCG GGTTCTTTATGAAGTATTTCCCATGTCATTTCTGATGGAACAAGCAGGAGGCCAAGCATTTACAGGAAAGCAGCGG GCACTTGACTTAGTTCCTAAGAAAATACATGATCGGGCGCCAATATTCCTTGGTAGTTATGATGATGTGGAGGAGATCAAAAGGCTTTATGCTGCTGAAGAGAAAAACTAA